One Paraclostridium bifermentans DNA window includes the following coding sequences:
- the arsB gene encoding ACR3 family arsenite efflux transporter produces MSNKKEKSGGLGVFEKYLTVWVALCIVVGVLIGVYLPQIPKTLDKFTYAQVSIPVAILIWLMIYPMMLKIDFTSIKNAAKQKKGLVVTCGTNWLIKPFTMYAISYFFLVIVFKNFIPADLAKEYLAGAVLLGAAPCTAMVFVWSHLTDGDPAYTLVQVAVNDLILLIGFAPIVALLLGVTNVVVPMDTLLLSVVLFVIIPFVAGYLSRTMIIKNKGLDFFENEFLPKFNGITVVGLLLTLIILFAFQGQKIIDNPTHILLIAIPLTIQTFFIFFLAYLWCKAWNLPHNVAAPAGMIGASNFFELAVAVAIALFGLNSGAALATVVGVLVEVPVMLALVAIANKTKHWFNK; encoded by the coding sequence GTGAGCAATAAAAAAGAAAAAAGTGGAGGACTGGGTGTATTTGAAAAATATTTAACAGTTTGGGTAGCACTTTGTATAGTGGTTGGGGTTTTAATAGGAGTTTATTTACCTCAAATACCTAAAACTCTAGATAAATTCACTTACGCTCAAGTTTCTATACCTGTAGCTATACTTATATGGCTAATGATTTATCCAATGATGCTTAAGATAGATTTTACATCTATAAAAAATGCTGCAAAACAAAAGAAAGGCTTAGTTGTTACTTGCGGAACAAACTGGTTAATAAAGCCATTTACAATGTATGCGATATCATATTTCTTCTTAGTTATAGTATTTAAGAACTTTATACCAGCTGATTTAGCAAAAGAATATTTAGCAGGAGCAGTGTTACTTGGAGCAGCACCATGTACAGCTATGGTATTTGTTTGGAGTCACTTAACAGATGGAGATCCAGCATACACACTAGTTCAAGTTGCAGTAAATGACCTTATATTACTAATAGGCTTTGCTCCCATTGTAGCTTTATTATTAGGTGTAACTAATGTAGTTGTTCCAATGGATACTCTGTTATTATCAGTTGTATTATTTGTTATAATTCCATTTGTTGCAGGATACTTATCAAGAACTATGATAATAAAAAACAAAGGATTAGATTTTTTTGAAAATGAGTTTTTGCCTAAGTTTAATGGGATAACTGTAGTTGGATTATTACTAACATTAATAATATTATTTGCTTTCCAAGGACAGAAGATTATAGATAACCCAACACATATACTATTAATTGCAATACCACTTACAATACAAACATTCTTTATATTCTTCCTAGCTTATCTTTGGTGTAAAGCATGGAATTTACCTCATAATGTAGCAGCACCAGCAGGTATGATAGGTGCTAGTAACTTCTTTGAACTTGCAGTAGCAGTTGCAATAGCTTTATTTGGATTAAATTCAGGAGCGGCACTTGCTACAGTAGTTGGAGTACTTGTTGAAGTTCCAGTTATGCTTGCATTAGTTGCAATAGCAAATAAAACTAAACATTGGTTTAATAAATAA
- a CDS encoding LytTR family DNA-binding domain-containing protein, giving the protein MKINILIDKILSRDEVEIKVCPENVNLGHDLESYIRQISKITVINTKNNSKTKVNINDILEFQSEGNMCCVKMKSKELYLINKRLKEIESLNYKSFVKINNQTIINLNEVKEFSSAPNARLEVILSDGSFHFVNRHYVKIIKERLL; this is encoded by the coding sequence ATGAAAATTAATATTTTGATAGATAAGATTTTAAGCAGAGATGAAGTAGAAATTAAGGTTTGTCCTGAAAATGTAAACCTTGGACATGATTTAGAAAGCTACATAAGACAAATTTCAAAAATAACAGTTATAAATACTAAAAATAATAGCAAAACCAAAGTAAATATCAACGATATATTAGAATTTCAGTCAGAAGGTAATATGTGTTGTGTAAAAATGAAATCTAAAGAACTTTATTTGATAAATAAACGACTAAAAGAAATAGAAAGTCTAAACTATAAAAGTTTTGTGAAAATCAACAATCAAACAATTATTAATCTAAATGAAGTTAAAGAGTTTTCATCTGCCCCAAATGCAAGATTAGAAGTAATACTTAGTGATGGCTCATTTCACTTTGTAAATAGACATTATGTAAAAATAATAAAGGAGAGACTATTATGA
- the arsM gene encoding arsenite methyltransferase: MKDITTGEIKNIVRDSYKKIVTNESNLSCCGEDISKSIGYSNEDMDIVPKDSNLGLGCGNPHLIADIKEGETVLDLGSGAGFDCFLASKKVGNNGLVIGVDMTPEMLSQARSNGLTNNYKNVDFRLGEIENLPVANDLVDVIISNCVINLSPNKQRVYDEAYRVLKNGGRLSISDIVLMKDLTQEMKQDEKLYCGUVTGASSVEELEVYLENSGFKNIKIDVKPVSKEYEEKWGHNLNVGEYIMSASVTAIK; encoded by the coding sequence ATGAAAGATATTACTACTGGAGAGATAAAAAATATAGTTAGAGATAGCTATAAAAAAATTGTAACAAATGAGTCTAATCTAAGCTGTTGCGGAGAAGACATATCTAAAAGTATAGGGTATTCTAATGAAGATATGGATATAGTTCCAAAAGATTCTAACTTAGGTTTAGGATGTGGAAACCCTCACTTAATTGCAGATATAAAAGAAGGTGAAACTGTGCTTGATTTAGGTAGTGGAGCTGGATTTGACTGTTTCTTAGCATCTAAAAAAGTTGGAAATAATGGACTTGTTATAGGTGTTGATATGACTCCAGAAATGTTAAGTCAAGCGAGAAGTAATGGCTTAACTAACAATTATAAAAATGTAGACTTTAGACTAGGTGAAATTGAAAACCTACCTGTAGCAAATGACTTAGTTGATGTTATAATATCAAACTGTGTTATAAATCTATCTCCTAATAAGCAAAGAGTCTATGATGAGGCTTATCGTGTTCTTAAAAATGGCGGTAGATTATCTATATCAGACATAGTTCTTATGAAAGATTTAACTCAGGAAATGAAACAAGATGAAAAACTATATTGTGGCTGAGTCACAGGAGCCTCTTCAGTTGAAGAGTTAGAAGTTTACTTAGAAAATTCAGGATTTAAAAATATAAAAATAGATGTCAAACCTGTTTCTAAAGAGTATGAAGAAAAGTGGGGTCATAACTTAAACGTAGGTGAATATATTATGTCTGCTTCAGTTACAGCTATTAAATAG
- a CDS encoding GNAT family N-acetyltransferase: MNKLILHVPSFEELKYRQLILSQEDTMSYNKGYNLGIENYNNETGCIDFSKKYWSEWYSKWISERVNMYYAYILNIKTDEFVGDVCFYYDPSNDLHRIGIVIESKHRCRGYCTKGLLKLAATAFNDFDVRVLRNVIPLDRKSAIKGHKSAGFKEVDIDSNFITLDLLKSEYLSN; the protein is encoded by the coding sequence ATGAACAAGTTGATTTTACATGTTCCATCATTTGAAGAACTTAAGTACAGACAACTAATTTTATCTCAGGAAGATACCATGTCTTACAATAAAGGTTATAATCTTGGAATTGAAAACTATAATAACGAAACAGGTTGTATTGATTTTTCTAAAAAGTATTGGAGTGAATGGTATTCTAAGTGGATATCTGAAAGAGTAAATATGTACTATGCTTATATTTTAAATATCAAAACTGATGAGTTTGTAGGTGATGTATGCTTTTACTATGATCCCTCAAATGATTTACACCGCATAGGAATAGTTATAGAGAGTAAGCATAGATGTAGAGGATATTGCACTAAAGGTTTATTAAAACTTGCAGCTACTGCATTCAATGACTTTGATGTGAGGGTTTTAAGAAATGTAATTCCTTTAGATAGAAAAAGTGCTATAAAGGGTCATAAAAGTGCTGGTTTTAAAGAAGTTGATATTGATAGTAATTTCATTACACTAGATTTATTAAAATCAGAATATTTATCTAATTAA
- a CDS encoding site-2 protease family protein, translating to MSLRCLDFLIYPIIYILSMPILVLFHELGHAISALILTDDVVSIYIGTASLNKKFRFGRLTIYFNGYSSLIDISYGCVNWNPMYNNLKSILMNAAGPLISLLIAFRFFIILDNYHLSYFLMKVYNGIFIFSFSQFLFTIFPIKYTYRPYVGFSSDGYKILQHLKILH from the coding sequence ATGAGTTTACGTTGCTTAGATTTTTTAATTTATCCAATCATATATATTTTATCAATGCCAATTTTAGTTTTATTTCATGAGTTAGGTCATGCAATTTCCGCATTAATACTTACAGATGATGTTGTAAGTATTTATATAGGAACAGCTAGTTTAAATAAAAAGTTTAGATTTGGTAGGTTAACTATTTATTTTAATGGTTATTCATCCTTAATTGATATATCGTATGGTTGTGTAAATTGGAATCCAATGTATAATAATTTAAAATCAATTTTAATGAATGCCGCTGGACCCCTTATATCTTTATTAATTGCTTTTCGATTTTTTATAATTTTAGATAATTATCATCTATCGTACTTTTTAATGAAGGTTTATAATGGAATATTTATTTTTAGTTTTAGCCAATTTTTATTTACAATTTTTCCAATTAAATACACTTATAGACCCTATGTCGGGTTTTCAAGTGATGGATATAAAATCTTACAACACTTGAAAATACTACATTAG
- the asrA gene encoding anaerobic sulfite reductase subunit AsrA — protein sequence MSYKLKLQEVNDLFNELKKEYIIYAPKRFEKQGRYSDTDIIKYDEINSVEEIVFKEKSTYPAKEVITPISQTLYYFIENEFRESTMKSQKKILIFARPCDINAQKRQDNIYLKNGNFEDIFYKRVRDKVKFICMECTEGWDTCFCVSMNSNTVDDYSLAVRFNDDNLLFNVKDNSFSKYFEDKKKDEFELQFIKENKIKVEIPEIDNIEILNKLKTHKMWEEYNKRCIQCGSCTIACSTCTCFTTTDIVHDAESNIGERKRIQASCHVDGFDEMAGGHVFRKTAGDKMRYKVMHKIHDYKAEFGNEHMCVGCGRCTDRCPENISITATINKVSKAVKELKEEK from the coding sequence ATGAGCTACAAATTAAAATTACAAGAGGTTAATGATTTATTTAATGAATTAAAAAAAGAGTACATAATTTATGCTCCAAAGAGATTTGAGAAGCAAGGAAGATACTCAGATACAGATATAATTAAGTATGATGAAATAAATTCTGTTGAAGAAATTGTATTTAAAGAAAAATCAACTTATCCTGCAAAGGAAGTTATTACTCCTATATCACAAACTCTATATTATTTTATAGAAAATGAATTTAGAGAAAGTACTATGAAAAGTCAAAAGAAAATTTTAATCTTTGCAAGACCTTGTGATATAAATGCTCAAAAAAGACAAGACAATATATACCTTAAAAATGGAAACTTTGAAGATATATTCTATAAAAGAGTAAGAGATAAAGTTAAGTTTATATGTATGGAGTGTACTGAAGGATGGGATACTTGTTTCTGTGTATCAATGAATAGCAATACAGTAGATGACTATAGTTTAGCAGTAAGATTTAATGATGATAATCTACTGTTTAATGTTAAAGACAATTCTTTTAGTAAATATTTTGAAGATAAGAAAAAAGATGAATTTGAACTTCAATTTATTAAAGAAAATAAAATAAAAGTAGAAATTCCAGAAATAGATAATATAGAAATTTTAAATAAATTAAAAACTCATAAAATGTGGGAAGAGTACAATAAAAGATGTATTCAATGCGGAAGTTGCACCATAGCTTGTAGTACATGTACATGCTTTACAACAACAGATATAGTTCATGACGCAGAAAGTAACATTGGAGAAAGAAAAAGAATTCAAGCATCTTGTCATGTAGATGGATTTGATGAAATGGCAGGAGGTCATGTATTTAGAAAAACAGCTGGAGATAAGATGAGATATAAAGTAATGCATAAAATACACGATTACAAAGCTGAATTTGGAAATGAACATATGTGTGTAGGATGTGGTAGATGTACAGATCGATGCCCAGAGAATATATCTATTACAGCTACTATAAACAAGGTTTCAAAAGCTGTTAAAGAACTAAAGGAGGAGAAGTAA
- a CDS encoding response regulator transcription factor, producing MFNILIVDDEKKITQVIKAYLEKEGYNCIVANNGEQALKYITNNNLDLIILDRMLPDISGENICKKVRETSMVHIIMLTAKTEDEDRIEGFNTGCDDYVCKPFNVKELVLRVKAVFRKLDVENKDVLKFSDKLEINMSSHDVKVRGEKIILTNTEYKILLLFAKNPNRIFSREQLLELAIEEHYEKVDRIIDAHIKNLRQKIELDTKKAKIIQTVYGVGYKFGL from the coding sequence ATGTTTAATATATTGATAGTAGATGATGAGAAGAAGATAACACAAGTTATTAAAGCATATTTAGAAAAAGAAGGATATAACTGTATAGTAGCTAATAATGGAGAGCAAGCGCTTAAATATATTACTAATAACAACTTAGATTTAATAATTTTAGATAGAATGCTACCAGATATAAGTGGAGAAAATATTTGCAAAAAAGTAAGAGAGACTTCTATGGTTCACATAATAATGCTAACCGCGAAAACTGAAGATGAAGACCGTATAGAAGGATTTAACACAGGGTGTGATGACTACGTATGCAAGCCTTTTAATGTTAAAGAGTTAGTTTTAAGGGTAAAAGCAGTTTTTAGAAAATTAGACGTAGAAAATAAAGATGTATTAAAATTTTCAGATAAACTTGAAATAAACATGTCGTCACATGATGTAAAAGTGAGAGGTGAAAAAATTATATTAACTAATACCGAATATAAGATACTTTTATTATTTGCAAAAAATCCAAATCGGATATTTAGCAGAGAACAATTACTAGAGTTAGCAATAGAGGAACATTATGAAAAAGTTGATAGAATTATAGATGCTCATATAAAAAATCTTAGACAAAAAATAGAATTAGATACAAAAAAGGCTAAAATTATTCAAACTGTATATGGGGTAGGTTATAAATTTGGGTTATAA
- a CDS encoding sensor histidine kinase, whose translation MGYKLRKQRLNKKLILSLVSLIILVVITIAVSINSVFEKKFEEYIIKNNKNEVSNLINSIQSEYMDGRWNLYSIEKIGENAINKGIFIDLYDTDQTLIWGATTYSQDRCNKIMGNIENNMNHTRSNWHGKYTEQTFSLKNSSDEVIGSVKIGTYGTLYYMDNDVDFLEEINKVITIIGILMTLVTVFIAILISNNISKPIEVVSNMANLMGEGGFDSKIDYQSNIYEIDTLISSINNLSLKLEEQENLRKRLTTDISHELRTPLTNVQTHLEAMIDGVWDPSIERLNSVNEEVIRLTNLVNQLKNLAKFDSEKNKLNLTEVNIEKLIKNIVYNNQGCALEKNINIMMNLENINAYLDKDKISQVVVNLLSNAIRYTNNGGNIYINAYEEKENIKIHFKDDGVGIPKESLKYIFERFYRVDESRSKETGGIGVGLTIVKSIIDLHKGKIEVKSKKNKGSEFIITLPIISN comes from the coding sequence TTGGGTTATAAATTAAGAAAGCAAAGACTTAATAAAAAATTAATTCTATCTTTAGTATCATTAATAATTCTAGTCGTGATAACCATAGCTGTATCTATAAATAGTGTTTTTGAGAAGAAGTTTGAAGAATATATAATTAAAAATAATAAAAATGAGGTTTCTAACTTAATAAACTCGATTCAATCAGAATATATGGATGGGAGATGGAACTTATATAGTATAGAAAAAATAGGAGAAAATGCCATAAACAAGGGTATATTTATAGATTTATATGATACAGATCAAACACTAATTTGGGGGGCTACGACATATAGCCAAGATAGATGCAACAAAATTATGGGAAACATAGAAAACAACATGAATCATACAAGGTCAAATTGGCATGGGAAGTATACGGAACAAACATTTAGTTTAAAAAATTCTAGTGATGAAGTTATTGGATCTGTAAAAATTGGAACATATGGTACTCTTTATTACATGGATAATGATGTTGATTTTTTAGAAGAAATAAACAAGGTAATTACAATAATCGGTATTTTAATGACTTTAGTAACAGTATTTATAGCTATACTAATTTCTAACAATATCTCTAAACCAATAGAAGTTGTATCTAATATGGCAAATTTAATGGGAGAGGGCGGTTTTGATAGCAAAATTGATTATCAAAGCAATATATACGAAATTGATACTCTTATATCATCCATAAATAATTTATCATTAAAATTAGAAGAACAAGAAAACTTGAGGAAAAGATTAACTACAGATATATCTCATGAACTCAGAACTCCGCTTACAAATGTACAAACTCATTTAGAAGCAATGATAGATGGAGTTTGGGACCCAAGTATAGAAAGACTAAATAGTGTAAATGAAGAAGTAATAAGACTTACTAATTTAGTCAATCAATTAAAAAACTTAGCTAAGTTTGATAGTGAAAAAAATAAACTTAATTTAACTGAAGTTAATATAGAGAAACTTATCAAAAATATAGTTTACAACAATCAAGGGTGTGCACTAGAAAAAAACATAAATATAATGATGAATTTAGAAAATATAAATGCATATTTGGACAAAGATAAAATTTCACAAGTTGTTGTGAATTTACTTTCGAATGCAATAAGATATACAAACAATGGGGGAAATATATATATTAATGCATATGAAGAAAAAGAAAATATTAAAATACATTTTAAAGATGATGGGGTAGGTATTCCAAAGGAAAGTTTAAAGTATATCTTTGAAAGGTTTTACAGAGTTGATGAGTCTAGAAGCAAAGAAACAGGAGGTATTGGGGTTGGACTTACTATTGTAAAATCAATAATTGATCTACACAAAGGTAAAATAGAGGTTAAAAGCAAGAAAAATAAAGGAAGTGAATTTATAATTACACTACCAATTATAAGTAATTAA
- a CDS encoding DUF3784 domain-containing protein — MFYSSLSMAGIFFIISFIFFIFKDKACILIGGYNLISKDKRKYYDEVKLSKDFRNTFFNYGLIFLIGGIGCLFISNWCFWIAFLVWLIYFSKNVSFSNKIFDKYKI, encoded by the coding sequence ATGTTTTATAGTTCTTTATCTATGGCAGGAATATTTTTTATAATATCATTTATATTTTTTATATTTAAAGATAAAGCGTGTATTTTGATCGGTGGATATAATTTAATTTCTAAAGATAAAAGAAAATATTATGATGAAGTAAAATTAAGTAAAGATTTTAGAAATACATTTTTTAACTATGGCCTAATATTTTTGATAGGAGGAATTGGATGTTTATTTATATCTAATTGGTGTTTTTGGATAGCATTTTTAGTTTGGTTAATTTACTTTTCTAAAAATGTTAGTTTTAGTAATAAGATATTTGATAAATATAAGATTTAA
- a CDS encoding C40 family peptidase, which translates to MLKRKVLIPITAIMIVSSSMSAFANEDKGSSKSKDEYKKITYKTAKVNAKKGLNIRNTPKVEDKNKIYAVPKGTELEILGKDNDWYKVELENEQSGWINSNYVDVKNDSLYISANNVNFREEKNLHSKVYEVLEKDTKVEFLEDNGDWIKVKYNNEEGYIYSKYITNEKPVIKIKEEVVKGVTSSSVNGNTTQQISKPQENGNIEQNNENNETDVIQNPSANTDKPEQDINAGAENSKPEESQTPPASNSSKQSAIVDLAYSQLGKPYVWGAEGPNSFDCSGLMTYIFKNAGGINLPRTSSQQSNFGTTVSRSDLQPGDLIFSSTDGSGGVSHVGVYVGNGEMIHAPKPGDVVKKSNINTSYWNGAYLWAKRVI; encoded by the coding sequence ATGCTAAAGAGAAAAGTTTTAATACCTATTACTGCAATTATGATAGTATCATCAAGCATGAGTGCATTTGCAAATGAGGATAAAGGAAGTTCAAAAAGTAAAGATGAATATAAAAAAATAACATATAAGACGGCTAAAGTTAACGCTAAAAAAGGGCTTAATATAAGAAATACACCTAAAGTAGAAGATAAGAATAAAATATATGCAGTTCCAAAAGGAACGGAACTTGAAATATTAGGTAAAGACAATGATTGGTACAAAGTTGAACTAGAAAATGAACAATCAGGATGGATAAATTCAAATTATGTAGATGTAAAAAACGACTCATTATATATAAGTGCTAACAATGTAAATTTTAGAGAAGAGAAAAATTTACATTCTAAAGTATATGAAGTTTTAGAGAAGGATACAAAAGTAGAATTTTTAGAAGATAATGGAGATTGGATAAAGGTTAAGTACAATAATGAAGAAGGATATATATATAGCAAGTACATAACAAATGAAAAGCCAGTTATAAAAATAAAAGAGGAAGTAGTAAAAGGAGTTACAAGCTCAAGTGTAAATGGAAACACTACTCAACAAATTAGTAAACCACAAGAGAATGGCAATATTGAACAAAACAATGAAAATAATGAAACTGATGTAATTCAAAATCCATCAGCAAATACTGATAAACCTGAACAAGATATAAATGCTGGAGCAGAAAATAGTAAGCCTGAAGAATCACAAACCCCTCCAGCGAGTAACTCTAGTAAGCAATCTGCAATAGTAGACTTAGCTTATTCGCAGTTAGGTAAACCTTATGTATGGGGAGCTGAAGGTCCTAATTCTTTTGACTGTTCAGGTCTTATGACTTACATATTTAAAAATGCTGGAGGTATAAATTTACCTAGAACATCTAGTCAACAATCTAACTTTGGAACGACTGTAAGCAGATCTGATCTACAGCCAGGAGATTTAATATTCTCGAGTACTGATGGAAGTGGCGGAGTGAGCCATGTTGGAGTATATGTTGGTAATGGAGAAATGATACATGCACCTAAACCAGGAGATGTTGTAAAGAAAAGCAATATAAATACAAGTTATTGGAATGGTGCTTATTTATGGGCAAAAAGAGTTATATAA
- a CDS encoding ArsR/SmtB family transcription factor gives MELIQMLKALSDETRLRILNILRDGPLCVCEIEAILEISQSNASRHLSKLTNANLVNYYKEAKFIYYKLDDETLNEYNFIQNILDNELDKDTHLRYDYEILKAYKKANLNCDTVSQVKNVISQITK, from the coding sequence ATGGAACTTATACAAATGTTAAAAGCTTTAAGCGATGAAACTAGATTAAGAATACTTAATATTTTAAGAGATGGACCTTTATGTGTTTGTGAAATAGAAGCAATACTTGAAATATCACAGTCTAATGCATCTAGACATTTAAGTAAGCTTACTAATGCTAATTTGGTTAATTATTACAAAGAGGCAAAGTTTATTTATTATAAATTAGATGATGAGACTTTAAATGAATATAATTTTATTCAAAATATTTTAGACAATGAGTTAGATAAAGATACACATCTAAGATATGATTATGAAATTTTAAAAGCATACAAAAAAGCTAATTTAAATTGTGATACTGTTTCACAGGTTAAAAATGTAATCTCACAGATAACAAAATAA
- a CDS encoding GNAT family N-acetyltransferase: protein MYSLFNEFKEIESDKYLLRKIAYSDSRDILEMYSDEDVMKFNSGQKISYIEDIIKLIDIIDKGFEKKWFIRWGVIEKSTNKYLGDLALHHFDENENKVQIGYMLKKAHWNKGIMSEAAPLLINHVSESTPVQTIEAHIYPQNTASIKLAEKLGFKFKELSSDDKDKNKVRVIYSMKLR from the coding sequence ATGTATAGTTTATTTAATGAATTTAAAGAAATAGAGTCTGATAAGTACCTTTTGAGAAAGATAGCATATTCAGATTCAAGAGATATCTTGGAAATGTATTCAGATGAGGATGTTATGAAGTTTAACTCAGGTCAAAAAATTAGTTATATAGAAGACATTATAAAGCTTATTGACATTATAGATAAGGGATTTGAAAAAAAGTGGTTTATAAGATGGGGAGTAATTGAAAAAAGTACTAATAAATATTTAGGAGATCTTGCTCTACACCATTTTGATGAAAATGAAAATAAAGTTCAAATTGGCTATATGTTAAAGAAAGCTCACTGGAACAAAGGAATCATGAGTGAAGCCGCTCCATTATTAATTAACCATGTAAGTGAAAGTACACCTGTTCAAACAATCGAAGCCCATATATATCCTCAAAATACAGCATCTATAAAGCTAGCAGAAAAATTAGGCTTTAAATTTAAAGAATTATCAAGTGATGATAAGGACAAAAATAAAGTTAGAGTTATTTATTCGATGAAATTAAGGTAG
- a CDS encoding DUF5714 domain-containing protein produces the protein MNKFNCLICNEEVLYENESKERVCYFCKKTYESAIVCKNGHYVCDSCHSSDALTAITNYCLNSDSINPLEMAVDLMKHPAIKMHGPEHHYLVPAVLSTAFLNKTNEKAKLESLLDECQKRAKNVLGGFCGFYGACGAGVGCGIYTSLIQESGPMNKEEWGLCNLMTSKALENISKYGGPRCCKRDSFTAIETAIDFTKEHLKVDLDKTLDLKCNFNSLNKECLNSKCKFYTDDELVLELN, from the coding sequence ATGAATAAGTTTAATTGTTTAATTTGTAATGAAGAAGTACTTTATGAAAATGAGAGTAAGGAAAGAGTATGTTATTTCTGTAAAAAAACTTACGAATCAGCTATAGTATGCAAAAATGGACACTATGTATGTGATTCATGTCATAGTAGTGATGCACTTACGGCTATAACTAACTATTGTTTAAATAGTGATAGTATAAATCCATTAGAAATGGCAGTAGATTTGATGAAGCATCCAGCTATTAAAATGCATGGACCAGAGCATCATTATTTAGTTCCAGCAGTATTAAGCACTGCATTTTTAAACAAAACTAATGAAAAAGCAAAGTTAGAAAGTTTATTAGACGAGTGCCAAAAAAGAGCTAAGAATGTATTAGGGGGATTCTGTGGATTTTACGGAGCATGTGGAGCTGGAGTAGGTTGTGGAATTTATACTAGTTTAATACAAGAGTCAGGTCCTATGAATAAAGAGGAATGGGGGCTTTGTAATTTAATGACATCAAAGGCGCTTGAAAATATAAGTAAGTATGGAGGGCCAAGATGTTGCAAAAGAGATTCTTTTACAGCTATAGAAACAGCTATAGATTTTACTAAAGAACATTTAAAAGTGGATTTAGATAAAACTTTAGATTTAAAGTGTAATTTCAATAGTTTAAATAAAGAATGCTTAAATTCAAAATGCAAATTTTATACTGACGATGAATTAGTCTTAGAGTTGAATTAG
- a CDS encoding metallophosphoesterase family protein translates to MKIAVISDIHSNIYALDSVLADIETKGVDMTVCTGDLVGYGTRPNEVIETLKKDKILTIMGNYDDAIGNLKIVCGCDYPDPKDAEKAGLSMHFTGQTTTKGNKEYLKNLPKELIFTFDSKTIRFVHGSTRLINEYLKENSKEADEVMSELVEDILICGHTHIPYAKFYGKKLLINAGSVGKPKTGNPNANYIIIDIKNEDEITKTPSSVEAEIIEVKYDFEKMANEIEENEILPNDFARLIREGSSK, encoded by the coding sequence ATGAAAATAGCAGTAATATCGGATATACATAGCAACATATATGCACTAGATTCAGTATTAGCTGATATTGAAACTAAAGGTGTAGATATGACAGTATGCACAGGTGATTTAGTAGGCTATGGAACGAGACCAAATGAAGTTATTGAAACTTTAAAGAAAGATAAGATACTTACTATAATGGGTAATTATGATGATGCTATAGGAAACTTAAAAATAGTTTGTGGATGTGATTACCCAGATCCTAAAGATGCTGAAAAAGCAGGTCTTTCAATGCACTTTACAGGTCAAACTACAACCAAAGGAAACAAAGAATATCTAAAAAATTTACCAAAAGAATTAATCTTTACGTTTGATAGTAAAACTATAAGATTTGTTCATGGAAGTACAAGACTTATAAATGAGTATTTAAAGGAAAACTCAAAAGAAGCAGATGAGGTTATGAGTGAGTTAGTAGAGGATATATTAATTTGTGGTCATACTCATATTCCATATGCCAAGTTTTATGGAAAAAAGCTACTTATTAATGCTGGAAGTGTTGGTAAACCTAAAACAGGTAACCCAAATGCAAACTATATAATTATAGATATAAAAAATGAAGATGAAATAACTAAAACTCCATCAAGTGTTGAAGCAGAAATTATAGAAGTCAAATATGATTTTGAAAAAATGGCAAATGAGATAGAAGAAAATGAAATACTTCCAAATGACTTTGCAAGACTTATAAGAGAAGGAAGTTCTAAATAA